A DNA window from Actinomadura coerulea contains the following coding sequences:
- the sepH gene encoding septation protein SepH encodes MQELRLVAVSEDGTYLVLATAGRGTRFTLPVDDRLRAAVRGHFSRLGQFEIEVESPLRPKEIQTRIRSGETAEEIAESAGIPVERVRWFEGPVLQEREYMAQQAQRVAVRRPGESTPGPPLGETVEERLGRGGVDLEEVEWDSWKCEDNTWRVRLSFFEGGRPHAAEWTFDPRRRHVSPLDEVAARLTSVEWDDDDALSDTVTPLVPRRPAMKVVSSDRDALPGRGLPARGLPAEPEQPAPEPLRAAEPRAYIVERGRMVDPRPAFREANEPPSLREAAAPRPAAHAPEPPPPAPPSEEAAPEAPSTETLADEDATAVQSEEAQSAAAGPASAEPAESPAAGGEDAVELAGETAGPGGTAVEDADDVAAEAVAEEARPAEAAEEPEDAPPAPEEVEALGADVSGEVPEEEHASGEPAEPALSGQAGDDREPDEAHAAEDAPEAVSAAPEAVAAPEPVRADPATEPEEPAAAAGTPPAAVRPPVEDDAPRAPEDEREAAPVRRAAPAREPAAESKPVAPPRQPARPPAKKKPAARPTMPPAAQDKPATGSPAAAAAAGEPAGSPRPARRRKAKGKRASVPSWDEIMFGARRPE; translated from the coding sequence ATGCAGGAGCTGCGCCTCGTCGCGGTCAGCGAGGACGGTACGTACCTCGTCCTGGCCACCGCGGGCCGAGGCACCCGGTTCACCCTGCCCGTCGACGACCGGCTCCGCGCCGCGGTCCGTGGGCACTTCTCCCGCCTCGGCCAGTTCGAGATCGAAGTGGAGAGTCCCTTGCGCCCCAAGGAGATCCAGACCCGCATCAGGTCCGGGGAGACCGCGGAGGAGATCGCCGAGTCGGCGGGCATCCCGGTCGAACGGGTCCGCTGGTTCGAGGGTCCGGTCCTGCAGGAACGCGAATACATGGCCCAGCAGGCGCAGCGCGTCGCCGTCCGGCGCCCCGGCGAGTCGACCCCGGGCCCGCCGCTCGGCGAGACCGTCGAGGAGCGCCTCGGCCGCGGCGGCGTCGACCTGGAAGAGGTCGAGTGGGACTCCTGGAAGTGCGAGGACAACACCTGGCGCGTCCGGCTGTCCTTCTTCGAGGGCGGCCGCCCGCACGCCGCCGAGTGGACGTTCGACCCGCGCCGCCGGCACGTCTCCCCGCTGGACGAGGTCGCCGCCCGGCTCACCTCCGTCGAGTGGGACGACGACGACGCGCTCTCCGACACCGTCACGCCGCTCGTGCCGCGCCGCCCCGCGATGAAGGTCGTCTCCAGCGACCGCGACGCCCTGCCCGGCCGCGGCCTGCCCGCGCGCGGCCTGCCCGCGGAGCCCGAGCAGCCGGCACCCGAGCCGCTGCGCGCCGCCGAGCCCCGCGCCTACATCGTCGAGCGCGGCCGCATGGTCGACCCGCGGCCCGCCTTCCGCGAGGCGAACGAGCCGCCGTCCCTGCGGGAGGCCGCGGCCCCCCGTCCGGCCGCGCACGCCCCTGAGCCGCCCCCTCCGGCCCCGCCGTCCGAGGAGGCGGCTCCGGAGGCGCCCTCCACCGAAACCCTCGCCGACGAGGACGCCACGGCCGTCCAGAGCGAGGAGGCGCAGAGCGCCGCAGCCGGGCCCGCGTCCGCGGAGCCGGCCGAGTCCCCCGCCGCGGGCGGCGAGGACGCCGTCGAACTCGCGGGCGAGACCGCCGGACCCGGCGGGACGGCCGTCGAGGACGCCGACGACGTCGCCGCCGAGGCCGTCGCCGAGGAAGCACGCCCCGCCGAGGCCGCCGAGGAGCCGGAGGACGCGCCCCCGGCCCCCGAGGAGGTCGAAGCACTCGGAGCGGACGTCTCCGGAGAGGTCCCGGAAGAGGAGCACGCGTCCGGCGAACCGGCCGAGCCCGCCCTGAGCGGGCAGGCGGGCGACGACCGCGAGCCGGACGAGGCGCACGCGGCGGAGGACGCGCCCGAAGCCGTCAGCGCGGCGCCGGAGGCCGTGGCGGCTCCCGAACCGGTCCGGGCCGACCCCGCGACGGAGCCGGAGGAACCGGCCGCGGCCGCCGGGACGCCGCCCGCCGCCGTCCGGCCGCCGGTCGAGGACGACGCGCCGCGCGCCCCCGAGGACGAGCGGGAGGCCGCACCCGTCCGCAGGGCCGCTCCGGCCCGCGAGCCCGCCGCGGAGAGCAAGCCCGTGGCCCCGCCGCGGCAGCCGGCGCGCCCGCCCGCCAAGAAGAAGCCGGCGGCCCGGCCGACCATGCCCCCCGCCGCTCAGGACAAGCCGGCCACCGGATCACCGGCCGCCGCGGCGGCGGCCGGCGAGCCCGCGGGCTCGCCGCGTCCGGCCCGGCGCCGCAAGGCCAAGGGCAAGCGCGCCTCCGTCCCGTCCTGGGACGAGATCATGTTCGGTGCCCGCCGGCCCGAATAG
- a CDS encoding PH domain-containing protein has product MTARLHPLTFVVGAVRELLALLAAGATGLLVGGLSTAFYFTLVGLAFGFVYHVANWATFTYVLHEDRIEFRRALVGRSVKSIPRDRIRGVDISASLPHRLLRLAVVHIDAGADGGEGELNAVSRGEAERLRGVLLARDAPVPPRRTLGRMRRRWYLYAPLSGAYLLTPFALAGSLLGTVYNLGDDLGLITRERVATLGHDVVGLPTALVVALAILTLVAMPVMSVIAFTLFNWDFTVHERDGSLVAERGLVTRRSVSLERRRLRGVELADNPFERAAGVTRLGALVTGLGDAAQRGRLLPAAPRAAAEALAARVVGNVPGPLTAHPPAARSRRVVRAVAPPAGVAVLAVLAGQPWVASACAVAAVLAVPLGLDRYRQLGHATDGERLTVRSGSLSRRQVVVEHSAVIGWRVRQTLFQRRLGLATLFAAVGAGDGGCSAADMSEADAVALAAAITPAWLTPFLDGPPGAGAEPIRAGGHRT; this is encoded by the coding sequence GTGACCGCACGCCTGCATCCGCTCACCTTCGTGGTCGGCGCCGTCCGCGAGCTCCTCGCGCTCCTCGCCGCCGGCGCGACGGGCCTGCTCGTGGGCGGGCTGTCCACCGCGTTCTACTTCACGCTCGTGGGGCTGGCCTTCGGGTTCGTCTACCACGTCGCGAACTGGGCGACGTTCACCTACGTCCTGCACGAGGACCGCATCGAGTTCCGGCGCGCGCTCGTCGGCCGGTCGGTCAAGAGCATCCCGCGCGACCGGATCCGGGGCGTGGACATCAGCGCGTCCCTCCCGCACCGGCTGCTCAGGCTCGCGGTCGTGCACATCGACGCCGGGGCGGACGGCGGCGAGGGGGAGCTGAACGCGGTCTCCCGCGGCGAGGCCGAACGGCTGCGCGGCGTCCTGCTCGCCCGGGACGCCCCGGTCCCGCCGCGCCGCACCCTCGGCCGCATGCGGCGCCGCTGGTACCTGTACGCCCCGCTGAGCGGCGCCTACCTGCTGACGCCGTTCGCGCTGGCGGGCAGCCTCCTCGGCACCGTCTACAACCTCGGCGACGACCTCGGTCTGATCACGCGTGAGCGCGTGGCGACCCTCGGGCACGACGTGGTGGGGCTGCCCACCGCCCTGGTCGTGGCGCTGGCCATCCTCACGCTGGTCGCCATGCCCGTCATGTCGGTGATCGCCTTCACCCTCTTCAACTGGGACTTCACCGTCCACGAGCGGGACGGGTCCCTCGTCGCCGAGCGCGGGCTCGTCACCCGCCGCAGCGTCTCCCTCGAACGCCGCCGGCTGCGGGGCGTCGAGCTCGCCGACAACCCCTTCGAGCGGGCGGCGGGCGTGACGCGCCTCGGCGCCCTCGTCACCGGGCTGGGGGACGCCGCCCAGCGGGGGCGGCTGCTGCCCGCCGCGCCGCGGGCGGCCGCGGAGGCCCTCGCCGCGCGCGTCGTCGGGAACGTCCCCGGGCCGCTGACCGCGCACCCGCCGGCCGCGCGGAGCCGCCGCGTCGTCCGCGCGGTGGCGCCCCCGGCCGGCGTCGCCGTCCTGGCGGTCCTCGCCGGGCAGCCCTGGGTCGCGAGCGCGTGCGCCGTGGCCGCCGTCCTCGCGGTGCCGCTGGGGCTCGACCGCTACCGGCAGCTGGGCCACGCCACCGACGGGGAGCGCCTCACCGTCCGGTCCGGCTCCCTGAGCCGCCGCCAGGTCGTCGTCGAGCACTCGGCCGTCATCGGCTGGCGGGTCCGCCAGACGCTCTTCCAGCGCAGGCTGGGCCTCGCCACCCTCTTCGCGGCCGTGGGCGCGGGCGACGGGGGCTGCTCGGCGGCGGACATGTCCGAGGCGGACGCCGTGGCCCTCGCCGCCGCCATCACCCCGGCGTGGCTGACCCCGTTCCTGGACGGGCCGCCCGGTGCGGGCGCCGAGCCTATTCGGGCCGGCGGGCACCGAACATGA
- a CDS encoding PH domain-containing protein yields the protein MTSVRRGRRRDGGGPHPPSLRPPEHRVSPRAIAHWAIEYLLVWGLGFGLALGVAAWVGDAGWDAPPAWLTGRIGWLPYIVGAAGLLMVAVAPVWRYRVHRWEVSSDVVYTRTGWFSREWLLVPVGRIQTVDSKQGLIERMLGLATIEVNTASHTGSSEVAGLPVDVATRLAEDLAHRAHDLRDDAT from the coding sequence GTGACGTCGGTGCGGCGTGGTCGCCGGAGGGACGGCGGCGGGCCGCACCCGCCGAGTCTGCGGCCGCCCGAACACCGGGTGTCGCCCCGCGCGATCGCGCACTGGGCCATCGAGTACCTGCTGGTGTGGGGTCTGGGGTTCGGCCTCGCCCTCGGCGTGGCCGCCTGGGTCGGCGACGCGGGCTGGGACGCGCCGCCCGCCTGGCTGACCGGCCGGATCGGCTGGCTCCCCTACATTGTCGGCGCCGCGGGCCTGCTCATGGTCGCGGTCGCGCCCGTGTGGCGGTACCGCGTCCACCGCTGGGAGGTCAGCTCCGACGTCGTCTACACGCGGACGGGCTGGTTCAGCCGCGAATGGCTGCTGGTGCCCGTCGGGCGCATCCAGACCGTCGACAGCAAGCAGGGGCTGATCGAACGGATGCTCGGCCTCGCCACCATCGAGGTGAACACCGCGTCCCACACCGGCTCCTCGGAGGTCGCGGGCCTGCCCGTGGACGTGGCGACGCGTCTCGCCGAAGACCTCGCGCACCGCGCGCACGACCTCCGCGACGACGCCACGTGA
- a CDS encoding ATP-binding cassette domain-containing protein, giving the protein MTYAIQADGLEKRFGETRALDGVSLTAEAGTVLGVLGPNGAGKTTMTRILATLIEPTGGTARVGGFDVVKEAHKVRQLIGLTGQYAGVDEMLTGTENLVLIGRLLGVPRRESKARAAELLERFQLTEAAERAAKTYSGGMRRRLDLAASLVGRPQILFLDEPTTGLDPRSRNGLWDIVRGLTDDGVTVLLTTQYLEEADQLADDIIVIDRGQAIAHGTSDMLKAQVGGQVLEVRPVDAADVAAVERIVGELAEAVPEVRDDLVSAPITDPQLMPAVVRRLDEAGVAVGELSLRKSSLDEVFFALTGHHTDDIDAEAGELEKQADKEGASA; this is encoded by the coding sequence ATGACCTACGCGATCCAGGCTGACGGCCTGGAGAAGCGGTTCGGTGAGACCCGGGCGCTTGACGGCGTCTCCCTCACCGCCGAGGCCGGCACCGTTCTCGGCGTGCTGGGGCCCAACGGCGCCGGCAAGACGACCATGACCCGCATCCTCGCCACGCTGATCGAGCCGACGGGCGGCACCGCCCGGGTCGGCGGGTTCGACGTGGTGAAGGAGGCGCACAAGGTGCGGCAGCTGATCGGGCTCACCGGCCAGTACGCCGGGGTCGACGAGATGCTGACCGGCACCGAGAACCTCGTCCTGATCGGGCGGCTCCTCGGCGTGCCGCGCCGGGAGTCCAAGGCGCGCGCCGCCGAGCTGCTGGAGCGCTTCCAGCTGACCGAGGCCGCCGAGCGCGCCGCCAAGACCTACTCGGGCGGGATGCGCCGCCGCCTCGACCTGGCCGCCAGCCTCGTCGGGCGCCCGCAGATCCTGTTCCTGGACGAGCCGACCACGGGCCTCGACCCGCGCAGCCGGAACGGCCTCTGGGACATCGTCCGCGGCCTGACCGACGACGGCGTCACCGTGCTGCTCACCACGCAGTACCTGGAGGAGGCCGACCAGCTCGCCGACGACATCATCGTCATCGACCGCGGCCAGGCCATCGCGCACGGCACGTCCGACATGCTGAAGGCCCAGGTCGGCGGTCAGGTGCTGGAGGTCAGGCCGGTCGACGCGGCGGACGTGGCGGCGGTGGAGCGCATCGTCGGCGAGCTCGCCGAGGCCGTCCCGGAGGTCCGCGACGACCTGGTCAGCGCGCCGATCACCGACCCGCAGCTGATGCCGGCCGTGGTCCGCCGCCTCGACGAGGCGGGCGTCGCCGTCGGCGAGCTGTCGCTGCGCAAGTCCAGCTTGGACGAGGTGTTCTTCGCCCTCACCGGCCACCACACCGACGACATCGACGCCGAGGCCGGAGAGCTGGAGAAGCAGGCCGACAAGGAAGGTGCCTCCGCATGA
- a CDS encoding ABC transporter permease: MTTATLAPQELSKRVAPATALRNTVTLAWRNLVQIKHNPMELLDLSIQPIMFVLLFAYVFGPPMKGSVEAYLPIVIPGIIAQNALFAGMSTGFGLNTDITKGVFDRFRSLPIARSAPLAGRIIADTVKQAWSMTILLLVGFAIGFRVETNALAVLGAFLLLLAFAILFSWTSVFIAMKVSEPEKVQIFGFVVIFPLSFLSTAFIPSTKGIPGWLAYIMDNSPVTQLVEAMRGLLVGGPVLEHAWIALAWGAGISLIFAPLSLRAFKQRA; the protein is encoded by the coding sequence ATGACCACCGCGACGCTCGCTCCGCAGGAGCTGTCCAAGCGGGTCGCGCCCGCCACGGCCCTGCGCAACACGGTCACGCTGGCCTGGCGCAACCTGGTCCAGATCAAGCACAACCCGATGGAGCTGCTCGACCTGTCGATCCAGCCCATCATGTTCGTGCTGCTGTTCGCCTACGTGTTCGGCCCGCCGATGAAGGGCAGCGTCGAGGCGTACCTGCCGATCGTGATCCCCGGCATCATCGCCCAGAACGCCCTGTTCGCCGGGATGAGCACCGGGTTCGGGCTGAACACCGACATCACCAAGGGGGTGTTCGACCGGTTCCGCAGCCTGCCGATCGCGCGCAGCGCCCCGCTGGCCGGGCGGATCATCGCCGACACCGTCAAGCAGGCCTGGTCGATGACGATCCTGCTGCTGGTCGGGTTCGCGATCGGCTTCCGGGTGGAGACGAACGCGCTGGCGGTGCTCGGCGCCTTCCTGCTCCTGCTGGCCTTCGCGATCCTGTTCTCCTGGACGTCGGTCTTCATCGCGATGAAGGTCAGCGAGCCGGAGAAGGTGCAGATCTTCGGCTTCGTGGTCATCTTCCCGCTGAGCTTCCTCAGCACGGCGTTCATCCCGTCCACGAAGGGCATCCCCGGCTGGCTGGCGTACATCATGGACAACAGCCCCGTCACGCAGCTGGTGGAGGCCATGCGCGGTCTCCTCGTCGGCGGCCCCGTCCTGGAGCATGCCTGGATCGCGCTGGCATGGGGCGCCGGCATCTCGCTGATCTTCGCGCCCCTGTCGCTCCGCGCGTTCAAGCAGCGCGCCTGA
- a CDS encoding NAD(P)/FAD-dependent oxidoreductase — MARTAQGTPGAPHILIVGGGYVGMYTALRLQKKLKRELRRGEVRVTVVDPNSYMTYQPFLPEAAAGNISPRHVVVPLRRVLPKCTVLKARVTELNHDERWAIVQPLAGPPERITYDYLVMAAGAVPRLLPIPGLAENGISLKTVGEAIHLRNHVLEQLEIAESTDDVELRRKALTFVFVGGGFAGVEAVAELEDMTRDATKYMRKVTPQDLRFVLVEAADRILPEVGPDMGKWTAEQLRGRGIAVKMKTFLQSAVDGQIELSDGSSFPAGTLVWNAGVKPSPVVRNGDLPVDERGRVKGTEYLTIEGLVRAFTAGDNAAIPDLTEDGMFCPPNAQHAVRQAKLLGDNIVRSMRGKTLKPYVHGNLGAVAGLGLHKGVANPLGIKLKGWPAWFFHRSYHGAMVPTFNRKIRVIADWTLALFLKRETVSLATIEQPRADFELAALDDAKAKAKADQNAA; from the coding sequence ATGGCCAGGACCGCCCAGGGGACCCCCGGCGCTCCCCACATCCTCATCGTGGGTGGCGGCTATGTGGGCATGTACACCGCTCTTCGCCTGCAGAAGAAGCTGAAGCGGGAGCTGAGGAGGGGCGAGGTCAGGGTCACCGTCGTCGACCCCAACTCGTACATGACGTACCAGCCGTTCCTGCCCGAGGCCGCCGCCGGGAACATCTCCCCGCGGCACGTCGTCGTCCCGCTGCGCCGGGTGCTGCCGAAGTGCACGGTCCTCAAGGCGCGTGTGACGGAGCTGAACCACGACGAGCGATGGGCGATCGTCCAGCCGCTGGCCGGGCCGCCGGAGCGGATCACCTACGACTACCTGGTCATGGCGGCCGGCGCGGTGCCGCGGCTGCTGCCGATCCCCGGGCTGGCCGAGAACGGCATCAGCCTCAAGACCGTCGGCGAGGCCATCCACCTGCGCAACCACGTCCTGGAGCAGCTGGAGATCGCCGAGTCGACCGACGACGTGGAGCTGCGCCGCAAGGCGCTCACCTTCGTGTTCGTCGGCGGCGGGTTCGCCGGCGTCGAGGCGGTCGCCGAGCTCGAGGACATGACCCGCGACGCCACCAAGTACATGCGCAAGGTCACCCCGCAGGACCTGCGGTTCGTCCTGGTGGAGGCGGCCGACCGCATCCTGCCGGAGGTCGGCCCCGACATGGGCAAGTGGACCGCCGAGCAGCTGCGGGGCCGCGGCATCGCGGTGAAGATGAAGACCTTCCTGCAGTCGGCGGTGGACGGCCAGATCGAGCTGTCGGACGGCAGCAGCTTCCCGGCCGGCACCCTCGTGTGGAACGCGGGAGTCAAGCCGTCGCCGGTCGTGCGCAACGGCGACCTGCCGGTGGACGAGCGCGGCCGCGTGAAGGGCACCGAGTACCTCACCATCGAGGGCCTCGTCCGCGCGTTCACCGCGGGCGACAACGCCGCGATCCCGGACCTCACCGAGGACGGCATGTTCTGCCCGCCGAACGCCCAGCACGCCGTCCGCCAGGCCAAGCTGCTCGGCGACAACATCGTGCGGTCGATGCGCGGCAAGACGCTCAAGCCCTACGTGCACGGCAACCTCGGCGCCGTCGCGGGGCTCGGCCTGCACAAGGGCGTGGCCAACCCCCTCGGCATCAAGCTCAAGGGCTGGCCCGCGTGGTTCTTCCACCGCAGCTACCACGGCGCGATGGTCCCGACCTTCAACCGCAAGATCCGCGTCATCGCGGACTGGACGCTCGCGCTGTTCCTCAAGCGCGAGACCGTCTCCCTCGCGACCATCGAGCAGCCGCGCGCCGACTTCGAGCTCGCGGCCCTCGACGACGCGAAGGCGAAGGCCAAGGCCGACCAGAACGCGGCCTGA
- a CDS encoding YbhB/YbcL family Raf kinase inhibitor-like protein, translated as MMSRDRRPVMAAAGALALAGALSGCGLIGQPQNKSAELSEWFTVTSPVFRDGRELPPRYGCTTYPGGQGKTPPLRWSGTPAGTRSFAIVMDDPDASGGAKVHWVIAGIDGTVNELVEGARLDGTVEGLTSGKKAGYAPPCPPKGEKHRYRFSIYALDDPAPFQNGAALKDSLPAIAKHTVGRGRISGNFGGEQAR; from the coding sequence ATGATGAGCAGAGACCGGCGGCCGGTCATGGCCGCGGCGGGCGCGCTCGCGCTCGCCGGGGCGCTGAGCGGCTGCGGGCTGATCGGCCAGCCCCAGAACAAGAGCGCGGAACTGTCGGAGTGGTTCACGGTGACCAGCCCGGTCTTCCGCGATGGGCGCGAGTTGCCCCCGAGATACGGCTGCACGACGTACCCTGGCGGGCAGGGCAAGACCCCGCCGCTCCGGTGGTCGGGCACGCCGGCCGGCACCCGGTCGTTCGCGATCGTGATGGACGACCCGGACGCCTCCGGCGGCGCCAAGGTCCACTGGGTGATCGCGGGCATCGACGGAACCGTGAACGAGCTGGTCGAAGGCGCCCGGCTGGACGGGACCGTCGAGGGCTTGACCTCAGGCAAGAAGGCGGGTTACGCGCCCCCGTGCCCGCCCAAGGGAGAGAAGCATCGGTACCGGTTCTCCATCTACGCGCTGGACGACCCGGCACCGTTCCAGAACGGCGCGGCCTTGAAGGACTCGCTCCCCGCGATCGCCAAGCACACGGTGGGCCGCGGGCGGATCAGCGGGAACTTCGGCGGCGAGCAGGCGCGTTGA